One Phycisphaerae bacterium RAS2 DNA window includes the following coding sequences:
- a CDS encoding ABC-2 family transporter protein translates to MPSRFRRVWVVFRKELLDTLRDRRTLLAMIVVPIVLYPILMLVMVQALRMEAGRRQVEQYTVAVPDEAHRAWLLEVLRRDDAEGDAGHLDKKSPASAEPPITPTDAPPDAGLSTTLTAKQFEITVAGDQSLWNLVTRQSHQLGMIVEPPPDAAHWADETNRATQFIYNESDPRSEFVFNYLSRVLDREAQRVIQARVTRAAGSDHLLQPFTAAAVSTASPQQRFAKILAMVVPFLLVIMSVTGAMYPAIDLTAGERERGTLETLAASPVPVGQIVAGKFGVIVTIAMVSTALNLASMSAVIHFAGLEQLLDLKSRRAAPATTSPVVSGGTNEVPDTAVTTQHASAAPRQADYFALRARLEAEAKQQSSFLVLAAPLVMLAMVPFAVLFSAVMLATCSFARTFKEAQNYMMPVMMAAIIPAMVVSYMPTLKLEGALLVVPVANVVVLIRDLFLGQANGSAATICLLSTSFYAAAAVAAAAKLYGHEAVLFSDVAGYKTLLRRRFIVPRPRPGPAMALLTVALAFPVYFYWQSASITVDSTADRLRNAVALGQLLILAAPPLLLAAYAKLDLRETFSLRAPALLPTLGALLIAASIVPVGQLLQQIQGWAVPGLRPGGEMFRKQAELMLDGSLTAILVAFALVPAVCEEILFRGFLLGGLKDRARPVAVAMVVGLAFGLFHIYAEKIPLTATLGFVLSLVCLYSGSIFPAMLVHTANNGLALLAARPEGARLAAWLGLVEVPPAGEIVFDARAATFLAAFLVGLLLVVVGRRGEGRMANSE, encoded by the coding sequence ATGCCGTCTCGCTTTCGCCGCGTCTGGGTTGTCTTTCGCAAGGAGCTGCTCGATACGCTGCGCGATCGTCGCACGCTGCTGGCGATGATCGTCGTGCCGATTGTCCTGTATCCCATTCTCATGCTCGTGATGGTGCAGGCGCTGCGCATGGAGGCCGGTCGGCGTCAGGTCGAGCAATACACCGTCGCCGTGCCGGACGAGGCGCACCGCGCATGGCTGCTCGAAGTCCTTCGTCGCGACGATGCGGAAGGCGATGCCGGCCACCTCGATAAGAAGTCTCCCGCCTCCGCGGAGCCGCCAATAACGCCCACGGACGCCCCGCCCGACGCAGGCCTCTCCACAACGCTGACTGCCAAGCAGTTCGAAATCACCGTCGCCGGCGATCAATCGCTCTGGAATCTCGTCACGCGGCAATCGCATCAACTGGGGATGATCGTCGAACCTCCGCCCGACGCGGCCCATTGGGCCGACGAAACCAATCGCGCGACTCAATTCATCTACAACGAAAGCGACCCCCGAAGCGAGTTCGTCTTCAACTACCTCTCGCGCGTCCTCGATCGCGAGGCCCAGCGCGTGATTCAGGCCCGCGTCACGCGCGCGGCCGGCAGCGATCACCTGTTGCAGCCGTTCACCGCCGCAGCCGTTTCCACCGCCAGCCCCCAACAACGATTCGCGAAGATCCTCGCGATGGTCGTCCCCTTCCTGCTCGTCATCATGTCCGTCACCGGCGCGATGTACCCCGCCATCGATCTCACCGCGGGCGAACGCGAACGCGGCACGCTCGAAACACTCGCGGCCTCGCCCGTTCCCGTCGGGCAGATCGTCGCCGGCAAGTTCGGCGTCATCGTCACCATCGCCATGGTCAGCACGGCGCTCAACCTCGCGTCCATGTCGGCCGTGATTCACTTCGCCGGGCTGGAGCAACTGCTCGACCTGAAATCCCGCCGCGCCGCACCGGCCACGACATCGCCGGTCGTTTCCGGCGGAACCAATGAAGTGCCGGACACAGCCGTAACGACGCAGCACGCTTCCGCCGCGCCACGCCAGGCTGACTATTTCGCGCTTCGCGCACGGCTCGAAGCCGAGGCAAAGCAGCAATCCAGCTTTCTCGTCCTCGCGGCCCCGCTCGTCATGCTGGCGATGGTTCCCTTCGCCGTGCTCTTCAGCGCCGTCATGCTGGCGACGTGCAGCTTCGCGCGCACGTTCAAGGAAGCCCAGAATTACATGATGCCCGTCATGATGGCCGCGATCATCCCCGCGATGGTCGTCAGCTACATGCCGACGCTCAAGCTCGAAGGCGCGCTGCTCGTCGTCCCCGTCGCGAACGTCGTCGTGCTGATTCGCGACCTCTTTCTCGGCCAGGCAAACGGCTCGGCCGCCACGATCTGTCTGCTGTCCACGAGTTTCTACGCCGCCGCCGCCGTCGCCGCTGCCGCGAAACTCTACGGGCACGAAGCCGTGCTTTTCTCCGATGTCGCCGGATACAAGACGCTGCTGCGCCGTCGATTCATCGTGCCTCGCCCGCGGCCCGGCCCCGCCATGGCTTTGCTCACGGTCGCCCTCGCGTTCCCCGTCTACTTCTATTGGCAATCCGCATCGATCACAGTTGACAGTACGGCCGACAGGCTCCGAAACGCCGTCGCGTTGGGCCAGCTTTTGATCCTCGCGGCGCCGCCGCTCCTGCTCGCCGCTTACGCCAAGCTTGACTTGCGCGAGACGTTTTCGCTCCGCGCGCCGGCGCTGCTGCCGACGCTTGGCGCGCTGCTCATCGCCGCGTCCATCGTCCCCGTTGGTCAATTGCTGCAGCAGATTCAGGGCTGGGCCGTCCCCGGTCTGCGACCTGGCGGCGAAATGTTCCGCAAGCAGGCCGAACTCATGCTTGATGGATCGCTAACGGCGATCTTGGTTGCATTCGCGCTGGTGCCGGCCGTCTGCGAGGAGATTCTGTTTCGCGGCTTTCTGCTCGGCGGGCTGAAGGATCGCGCCCGGCCGGTCGCCGTCGCGATGGTGGTCGGCCTTGCGTTCGGGCTGTTCCACATCTACGCCGAGAAAATTCCGTTGACCGCCACATTGGGGTTTGTTCTTTCACTTGTGTGCCTGTATTCCGGCAGCATCTTCCCCGCCATGCTCGTTCACACCGCCAACAATGGATTGGCGTTGCTCGCCGCGCGGCCCGAAGGCGCGCGCCTCGCAGCATGGCTTGGGTTGGTCGAGGTCCCGCCGGCAGGCGAGATTGTGTTCGACGCCCGCGCCGCAACGTTCCTCGCAGCGTTTCTCGTGGGACTCTTGCTCGTCGTTGTTGGCCGGCGCGGTGAAGGTCGAATGGCGAATAGCGAATAG
- the ppsC gene encoding Phthiocerol synthesis polyketide synthase type I PpsC has translation MKAARYHQTGKPEVIRYEDVPDPVPQAGEVLLKVRAAALNRLDVFLRSGATSMPGFTMPHIGGFDFAGEVAAVGPGVDPKRVGEQSVVNARVTGPAARGRLDILGIARPGGFAECVCVPAHCLAPKPANYSWEESAAFGCVYLTAWYGLILQAALKPGETVLVHAGGSGAGTAAIQVAKAAGATVITTAGSDEKCAKARELLKADHTINYKSQNVAKTVRDLTGGRGVDVVFDPVWGETAESTMECMALRGRWIVLGMVGGQMGRIEAAKLLFREVTIRGIVEFYSDEAQIAGAWSLAHRHLVRPIISKVWSLAELAQAHAQMESGDVFGKIVVTP, from the coding sequence ATGAAAGCCGCTCGCTATCACCAGACCGGCAAGCCCGAAGTCATCCGCTACGAAGACGTGCCCGACCCCGTGCCGCAGGCCGGCGAGGTCCTGCTCAAAGTCCGCGCTGCCGCGTTGAACCGGCTCGACGTGTTTCTCCGCAGCGGCGCGACGTCCATGCCCGGGTTCACAATGCCGCACATCGGCGGTTTTGACTTCGCTGGCGAAGTGGCCGCGGTCGGCCCCGGCGTCGACCCCAAGCGAGTCGGCGAGCAAAGCGTCGTCAACGCGCGTGTCACCGGACCCGCGGCGCGCGGCCGCCTCGACATTCTCGGCATCGCGCGGCCCGGCGGCTTCGCGGAATGTGTCTGTGTTCCCGCGCATTGTCTCGCCCCCAAACCCGCGAACTACTCGTGGGAAGAATCCGCGGCATTCGGATGCGTCTATCTCACGGCCTGGTACGGCCTCATCTTGCAGGCAGCGCTCAAGCCCGGTGAGACGGTCCTCGTTCACGCAGGCGGCAGCGGTGCGGGCACAGCCGCCATCCAGGTCGCCAAGGCCGCCGGCGCGACCGTCATCACCACCGCCGGCAGCGATGAAAAATGCGCCAAAGCGCGCGAGCTGCTCAAGGCCGATCACACGATCAATTACAAATCGCAAAATGTCGCAAAAACCGTGCGCGATCTCACCGGCGGGCGAGGCGTAGACGTTGTCTTTGATCCCGTCTGGGGCGAGACGGCCGAGTCCACGATGGAGTGCATGGCCCTGCGCGGCCGCTGGATCGTGCTCGGCATGGTCGGCGGCCAAATGGGTCGAATCGAAGCGGCAAAGCTGCTCTTCCGCGAAGTGACCATTCGCGGCATCGTGGAGTTTTACTCCGACGAGGCCCAGATCGCCGGGGCGTGGAGCCTGGCGCACCGCCACCTCGTGCGACCGATCATCTCAAAGGTCTGGTCGCTCGCGGAGCTGGCCCAAGCACACGCCCAGATGGAAAGCGGCGACGTGTTCGGCAAGATCGTCGTGACGCCGTAA
- a CDS encoding UDP-3-O-[3-hydroxymyristoyl] glucosamine N-acyltransferase has translation MSLIVFEDAGYRNLLPIVYSRATFNLRIGFDNLLAKVETAVNRTADAVYVRPVLAAVLAERQPRRVNQPSTCDDQLWINGRVLLRAAPALPPMSAVWRGDVLVAARVNRALGSQLTPDVLLDPAAVRQKLGGLAGATMPDESWSLIDWPWQAVQENAGEIVRQAAQRQCDVLGRVYAGAHLVSGHSIHVGNGSKIKPGAVLDAEEGPIYIGENVTVSPGAVIAGPCYIGDKCMINPGAAVRPGCSIGEACKIGGEIEGTIFHGYSNKQHDGFIGHSYVGEWVNLGADTVGSDLKNTYGPVRVPINGEAVDSGQMFVGAFIGDHTKTAIGTRLPTGAVIGYGCNLLSSRMPPQFVPSFSWLTDAGSARNDPAKALEVALKVVARRGRKYSAAEQKLFLAISEEAEKVERN, from the coding sequence ATGTCCTTGATCGTGTTTGAAGACGCGGGCTACCGCAACCTGCTGCCGATTGTCTATTCGCGGGCGACGTTCAATCTGCGCATCGGCTTCGACAACCTGCTGGCCAAGGTTGAGACAGCCGTCAATCGAACAGCCGATGCGGTGTACGTGCGTCCGGTGCTGGCGGCCGTGCTGGCGGAGCGACAGCCGCGGCGCGTGAATCAGCCTTCGACCTGCGACGATCAATTGTGGATCAATGGGCGCGTGTTGTTGCGAGCCGCGCCCGCGTTGCCGCCGATGTCGGCCGTGTGGCGGGGGGATGTGCTCGTGGCGGCGCGGGTCAATCGGGCGCTGGGTTCGCAGTTGACGCCGGACGTGCTGCTTGACCCGGCGGCTGTTCGACAGAAGCTGGGCGGGCTGGCCGGCGCAACGATGCCGGACGAGTCCTGGTCGCTGATCGACTGGCCGTGGCAGGCGGTCCAGGAGAACGCAGGCGAAATCGTGCGTCAGGCGGCGCAGCGGCAGTGCGACGTGCTGGGCCGTGTGTACGCCGGCGCGCACCTCGTGAGCGGGCATTCGATTCATGTCGGCAATGGTTCAAAGATCAAACCCGGGGCCGTGCTGGACGCCGAGGAGGGACCGATCTACATCGGCGAGAACGTCACGGTCTCACCCGGCGCGGTGATCGCCGGGCCTTGCTACATCGGCGACAAATGTATGATTAACCCCGGTGCAGCCGTGCGGCCCGGGTGCAGCATCGGCGAGGCTTGCAAGATCGGCGGCGAGATCGAAGGGACGATCTTCCACGGATACTCGAACAAGCAGCACGACGGGTTCATCGGGCACTCGTATGTCGGCGAGTGGGTGAACCTCGGCGCGGATACGGTGGGGAGCGATTTGAAGAATACATACGGCCCGGTGCGCGTGCCGATCAACGGCGAGGCGGTCGACTCCGGGCAGATGTTTGTCGGCGCGTTCATCGGCGACCATACGAAGACCGCGATCGGCACGCGCCTGCCGACTGGCGCAGTGATCGGTTACGGGTGCAATCTGTTGAGCAGCCGCATGCCGCCGCAGTTTGTGCCGAGTTTTTCGTGGTTGACGGATGCCGGCTCGGCGCGAAATGACCCGGCCAAGGCGCTGGAGGTGGCGCTGAAGGTCGTGGCGCGCCGCGGGCGGAAATACTCCGCGGCGGAGCAGAAACTGTTTCTGGCTATTTCCGAAGAAGCAGAGAAAGTTGAGCGGAATTGA
- the omcB_2 gene encoding Large cysteine-rich periplasmic protein OmcB precursor, whose translation MKRQRIAELILGLMGGTMIVSAAYVIASGGIKVPSTGGFFRTPERPASDATDTWNGEAMTESLTTPETMAAKPSHEQVLASSVQPAIAQKRSRIIPAGYRNDADPDEEMEPMPEPAPANDRTSNPPRVDRTYQGTPHNPRTEIEKRRAAKARVAEREDGHMQPRRAADDEMMTIRSSSSTPEAHMRSSGSSQDERPRTTLAHSAPKPTHVESPAPKASPASRMPSKSAGVKETYGTTKQFFPPGNSAAAAVILERVTPSEVRLGNGMTYELKVTNTTGCGLIDVMLYEHPPEGMEVRSTEPKVDKVEYGFSWAIGTLAARETKTLVVTGTAKQVGDLRGCATVTFNTSICSATRVVEPSLQLVKTAPDMVMLCDTIPVKLRVSNTGSGAAKNVRITDTLPDGWMTIDGQRSLTYAVGDLAAGESREYAATLKSSSIGDFTNQATATEDGGLNAEASTKTVVVKPELEITKTGPGTRYIGRPAKYEITVANRGNATAADTVLTDEVPGGTQFVESTDGGMLKGGRVVWRLGDLNPGESKSVTVTLKPTEKGTYTNTVEAKSYCAEAVASATTKAEGVPAMLLEVVDLEDPIEVDAETTYEIYATNQGTAEGTNVVINVTLPPELEFISASGPVNHTVGGQEIRFAPLPRLAEKGQAVYRIKVRGLDSGDVRFRCNMTSDQLQTPVEESESTHIYK comes from the coding sequence ATGAAGCGGCAACGGATAGCCGAGCTGATTCTGGGGCTGATGGGCGGAACGATGATCGTGTCGGCGGCCTACGTGATCGCCTCGGGCGGCATCAAGGTTCCGAGCACAGGTGGCTTCTTCCGAACGCCGGAGCGCCCCGCTTCGGACGCGACGGACACATGGAACGGCGAAGCGATGACGGAGTCGCTGACGACCCCCGAAACAATGGCCGCGAAGCCGTCGCACGAGCAGGTTCTGGCGTCATCGGTTCAGCCTGCCATCGCACAGAAGCGTTCGAGAATCATTCCCGCCGGGTATCGGAACGATGCCGACCCGGACGAGGAAATGGAGCCGATGCCCGAGCCGGCACCGGCAAATGATCGCACCAGCAACCCGCCGCGTGTGGATCGAACGTATCAAGGCACGCCGCACAACCCCCGCACCGAAATTGAGAAGCGCCGCGCCGCCAAGGCGCGTGTCGCCGAGCGCGAAGACGGGCACATGCAGCCGCGCCGTGCCGCGGACGACGAGATGATGACCATTCGATCATCGTCGTCGACGCCGGAGGCACACATGCGCAGCAGCGGCTCCTCGCAGGACGAGCGCCCGCGAACAACGCTGGCCCACTCCGCGCCGAAGCCGACACACGTTGAGAGTCCTGCGCCCAAGGCTTCGCCCGCGTCGCGCATGCCGTCGAAGTCGGCCGGCGTGAAGGAAACCTACGGCACGACGAAGCAGTTCTTCCCGCCGGGCAACAGCGCCGCGGCAGCCGTGATCCTGGAGCGCGTGACGCCGTCGGAAGTGCGACTTGGCAACGGCATGACGTATGAACTGAAGGTGACGAACACGACCGGCTGCGGGCTGATCGACGTGATGCTCTACGAGCACCCGCCCGAGGGCATGGAAGTCCGCTCGACCGAGCCGAAAGTCGACAAGGTTGAATATGGCTTCTCGTGGGCGATCGGCACGCTGGCCGCGCGCGAGACGAAGACGCTGGTCGTCACGGGCACGGCGAAGCAGGTCGGCGATCTGCGAGGCTGTGCGACGGTGACGTTCAACACGTCGATCTGCTCGGCGACTCGCGTCGTTGAGCCGTCGCTGCAACTGGTCAAGACCGCGCCGGATATGGTCATGCTGTGCGACACGATTCCTGTCAAACTGCGCGTGAGCAACACGGGCAGCGGCGCGGCGAAAAACGTGCGCATCACCGATACGCTGCCCGACGGCTGGATGACGATCGACGGTCAGCGCAGTCTGACGTACGCGGTCGGCGATCTGGCGGCGGGCGAATCGCGCGAGTACGCGGCGACGCTCAAGTCGTCGTCGATCGGCGACTTCACGAATCAGGCGACGGCCACGGAGGACGGCGGGCTGAATGCCGAGGCGTCCACGAAGACGGTTGTTGTCAAGCCGGAGCTCGAAATCACCAAGACCGGCCCCGGTACGCGGTACATCGGCCGGCCGGCGAAGTACGAGATCACCGTCGCCAATCGCGGCAACGCGACGGCGGCGGACACGGTGCTGACCGACGAGGTCCCCGGGGGCACGCAGTTTGTCGAGTCGACCGACGGCGGCATGCTGAAGGGCGGGCGCGTGGTCTGGCGTCTGGGCGATCTGAACCCCGGCGAGAGCAAGAGCGTGACGGTGACGCTGAAGCCGACCGAGAAGGGCACGTACACGAATACGGTTGAGGCGAAGAGCTACTGTGCCGAAGCGGTGGCATCTGCGACGACGAAGGCTGAAGGCGTGCCGGCGATGCTGCTGGAAGTCGTGGACCTGGAAGACCCGATCGAGGTGGATGCCGAAACGACGTATGAAATCTACGCGACGAACCAGGGCACGGCCGAGGGCACGAACGTGGTCATCAACGTGACGCTGCCGCCGGAGCTGGAATTCATCAGCGCGAGCGGCCCGGTCAATCACACGGTCGGCGGGCAGGAGATTCGCTTCGCGCCGCTGCCGCGGCTCGCTGAGAAGGGCCAGGCGGTTTACCGCATCAAGGTGCGCGGCCTGGACAGCGGCGATGTGCGCTTCCGCTGCAACATGACCAGCGACCAGTTGCAGACGCCGGTCGAAGAGAGCGAGAGCACGCACATCTATAAGTGA
- the priA gene encoding Primosomal protein N': protein MSLRHDGIMGAMSPRKRDRFTGSLLEKPTLERGPVATVALLRPVDKPYSYRVPAELAATVKPGARVRVPFGRSGAPADAICLAVSEGVWETSLRPILSVDESSEPIPERLLELGQWVSRYYAAHLGRTLDLLVPRAARRKSGWRKVRYVRIVPTQESASSKVSEPGRGTPANDESAANVKKRRPSAFAEKASRIASALTAAGGRMELVALCSAAACSTATIQTLVRRGRATIEIEREPQEAAAPVVERHEPSFSLNEDQQAAVEGIESAMAGGGFSVQVLFGVTGSGKTEVYVTAIRRVISAGRQAIFLVPEIALTTQTITRLAARFDRVATLHSGLSDVERSRAWSAIARGEVDVVIGTRSAVFAPCPRLGLIVVDEEAEPSYKSQASPRYHARDVAVRRASLEGVVCVLGSATPSLETWQNLKTRAHYKLLRLPRRVGDLPMPQVHLVDMHEEHHARGGVHLLSREMEARLAATLNQGQQAVILLNRRGYASYLHCPKCRYVATCPRCSVRMVFHQTTGQVHCHYCLNRVNPPVQCPMSDCDGRMVRFGLGTQRVEEELARKFAGVRARRMDSDVMQRAADYAEVLSAFERREFDVLVGTQMIAKGLDFPFVSFVGVVSADTALAQNDFRAEERTFQLVLQVAGRSGRGFAGGHAVVQTFAKDNEAVQHAVRGDYEAFAERELASRRRNHLPPATRMVRIVLADQQASKLAKESAAMADRLRVILAKRNIGGTVQPAREAPIARLRDQYRHEIVMVFSGGDAVLAAMDAFRAEGALRSAIQSVVVDVDPVSLQ from the coding sequence ATGTCGCTTCGTCACGACGGTATCATGGGGGCCATGTCGCCGCGAAAGCGAGATCGATTCACGGGCTCCCTGCTGGAAAAGCCGACGCTGGAGCGCGGGCCGGTCGCGACGGTCGCGCTGCTGCGCCCGGTGGACAAACCTTATTCATATCGCGTGCCGGCCGAACTGGCGGCGACGGTGAAGCCAGGTGCGCGGGTGCGCGTGCCGTTCGGTCGAAGCGGCGCGCCGGCGGATGCGATCTGCCTGGCGGTGTCGGAAGGAGTCTGGGAAACGTCGCTGCGGCCGATTCTGTCGGTGGATGAATCGAGCGAACCGATCCCCGAGCGGTTGCTGGAACTGGGTCAATGGGTGTCGCGCTATTACGCGGCGCATCTGGGCCGCACGCTGGATTTGCTCGTGCCGCGCGCCGCGCGGCGAAAATCGGGCTGGCGGAAGGTGCGCTATGTGCGAATCGTTCCGACCCAGGAATCGGCATCGAGCAAAGTGTCGGAGCCGGGGCGTGGCACCCCGGCGAACGATGAAAGCGCTGCGAATGTGAAGAAGCGCCGCCCGTCCGCGTTTGCCGAGAAGGCATCTCGAATTGCATCGGCGTTGACGGCGGCGGGAGGGCGCATGGAGCTTGTCGCCTTGTGTTCGGCTGCGGCGTGCAGCACCGCGACGATTCAGACGCTGGTGCGTCGCGGACGAGCGACTATCGAGATCGAGCGCGAGCCGCAGGAGGCGGCAGCGCCGGTCGTGGAGCGTCACGAGCCGAGTTTCTCATTGAACGAAGATCAACAGGCGGCCGTGGAAGGCATCGAATCGGCCATGGCGGGCGGCGGCTTCAGCGTGCAGGTGTTGTTCGGCGTGACCGGCAGCGGAAAGACGGAAGTCTACGTCACGGCGATTCGGCGCGTGATCTCCGCGGGGCGACAGGCGATTTTTCTTGTGCCGGAGATCGCGCTGACGACACAGACGATCACTCGGCTGGCGGCGCGGTTCGACCGCGTGGCGACGCTGCACAGCGGCTTGAGCGACGTGGAGCGGTCGCGCGCGTGGAGTGCGATCGCGCGGGGCGAGGTGGACGTGGTCATCGGCACGCGCAGCGCGGTGTTCGCGCCGTGTCCGCGGCTGGGGCTGATCGTCGTCGATGAGGAGGCCGAGCCGAGCTACAAGAGCCAGGCCAGCCCGCGGTATCACGCGCGGGATGTCGCGGTGCGCCGCGCATCGCTGGAGGGCGTCGTGTGCGTGCTGGGTTCGGCGACGCCGTCGCTGGAGACGTGGCAGAATCTCAAGACCCGCGCGCACTACAAGCTCCTGCGATTGCCGCGGCGAGTCGGCGATCTGCCGATGCCGCAGGTTCATCTGGTGGACATGCACGAGGAGCATCACGCGCGCGGCGGGGTGCACCTGCTCTCGCGCGAGATGGAGGCCCGGTTGGCGGCGACGCTGAACCAGGGGCAGCAGGCGGTGATCCTGCTGAACCGCCGGGGTTATGCGAGCTACCTTCACTGCCCCAAGTGCCGCTACGTCGCGACGTGCCCCCGTTGCAGCGTGCGAATGGTGTTTCACCAGACGACGGGTCAGGTGCATTGCCATTATTGTCTCAATCGAGTGAACCCGCCGGTGCAATGCCCGATGTCGGACTGCGACGGGCGCATGGTGCGATTCGGACTCGGCACGCAGCGCGTGGAAGAGGAACTGGCGCGGAAGTTCGCCGGTGTCCGCGCCCGGCGCATGGATTCGGACGTGATGCAGCGGGCGGCGGACTACGCCGAAGTGCTGTCGGCCTTCGAGCGGCGAGAGTTCGACGTGCTGGTCGGGACACAGATGATCGCCAAGGGGCTGGACTTTCCGTTTGTGTCGTTCGTCGGCGTGGTCAGCGCCGATACAGCGCTGGCACAGAATGACTTCCGCGCCGAGGAGCGCACGTTTCAACTCGTCTTGCAGGTCGCGGGCCGCAGCGGGCGGGGTTTTGCCGGGGGGCACGCCGTCGTGCAGACCTTCGCGAAAGACAACGAGGCGGTGCAGCACGCCGTGCGCGGTGATTACGAGGCCTTCGCCGAGCGCGAGCTGGCGAGCCGGCGGCGCAATCATCTGCCGCCTGCGACGCGCATGGTGCGCATCGTTCTGGCCGATCAGCAGGCGTCGAAGCTGGCGAAGGAATCGGCCGCGATGGCGGATCGGCTGCGGGTGATTCTGGCGAAGCGAAACATTGGGGGGACGGTGCAGCCGGCGCGCGAGGCGCCGATCGCGCGGCTGCGCGACCAGTATCGCCACGAGATCGTGATGGTATTCTCGGGCGGGGACGCGGTGCTGGCGGCGATGGACGCATTTCGAGCGGAGGGGGCGCTGCGCAGCGCGATCCAGAGTGTCGTCGTGGACGTAGATCCGGTGTCGTTGCAATAG
- the ybhF_1 gene encoding putative ABC transporter ATP-binding protein YbhF, with protein sequence MVEVHELTKDFPTTEGGLKRVVDRVSFVVRPGEIYGLLGPNGAGKTTTLRMISGLLTPTDGWAALNGHDVRRDREAAKRALGYLTASTGLYQRLTPRELLRYFGELLGLTPAAIERRITALFEWLDMHSFADLRCGGLSTGQKQRTNIARALLGDPPVLIMDEPTLGLDVLTNRIVLDFVRAEAAAGKAIILSTHYLDEAETLCHRFGLLHEGRIVGEGDLVALRHRAGRQRLSEIFLHLCGHSEHVLAMSGATATPARGER encoded by the coding sequence ATGGTCGAAGTGCATGAACTGACCAAGGACTTCCCAACGACCGAGGGCGGGTTGAAGCGCGTCGTGGATCGCGTTTCATTCGTTGTCCGTCCGGGAGAGATTTACGGCCTGCTCGGCCCCAACGGCGCCGGCAAGACCACCACGCTGCGCATGATCAGCGGCCTGCTCACGCCGACCGACGGCTGGGCCGCGCTGAACGGTCACGATGTCCGCCGCGACCGCGAAGCCGCCAAACGCGCGCTGGGTTACCTCACGGCCAGCACCGGCCTGTATCAGCGCCTGACGCCGCGCGAGTTGCTCCGCTACTTCGGCGAGTTGCTCGGCCTGACGCCCGCCGCCATCGAACGCCGCATCACCGCGTTGTTCGAATGGCTCGACATGCACAGCTTTGCCGATCTGCGCTGCGGCGGACTCTCCACCGGGCAGAAGCAGCGCACCAACATCGCCCGCGCTTTGCTTGGCGACCCGCCCGTGCTCATCATGGACGAGCCGACGCTCGGGCTGGATGTCCTCACCAATCGCATCGTGCTCGATTTTGTCCGCGCCGAAGCGGCCGCCGGCAAGGCGATCATTCTCTCCACCCATTACCTTGACGAAGCCGAGACGCTTTGCCATCGCTTCGGCCTGCTTCACGAGGGGCGAATCGTCGGGGAGGGTGATCTTGTCGCACTGCGACACCGTGCCGGCCGTCAGCGGTTGTCGGAGATATTCCTGCATCTCTGCGGCCATTCCGAGCATGTGCTGGCAATGAGCGGCGCGACGGCCACCCCCGCGCGCGGGGAGCGATGA